The Leishmania panamensis strain MHOM/PA/94/PSC-1 chromosome 5 sequence genomic sequence ATCAGCGACTTCCACAGCACTATTGGCGTACACCCGACGAGCGCTGAGGAGCTCTGCTCCATGCGTACCCCGGCATACTTCTACGAGAAGGGCAAGCGCGTCGAAAAACTCAGCTGTAATTTGTGAAAAGGACTGAGAAGCGAATCAGAGCTCTTCTGCTCCGTCCAGTCGTGATACGGGGAGGGTAGCGGCGAGGATGACAGGCTGAACAAGCCGACGACGAGATAAAGGGGACGAGGTACGCGGGCAGTTACGTTTCAGCTTTATCAGCGTCAGTCGCCTCGACCGTTTTTACCTCTCCATCCCCCCCCTTCCAACTTATAAAACAGTTATACACACCTCACTGATctgcacacgtacacacgcaggcacactgGCTGctgggaaggagaggaggccgGAATGCGGAAGGGTGGCAACAGATAGAACTTCCCTACCCAACTcgccttccttccctcctcctgcccctGCCTCCGACCCCACCGCACCATACAGCATTGTGTTGCGTACCCATCGTCCTTGAGTAAGTGTGTACGCGCGCATACCCCCCGGTACGTGTGTGTCGAGTCTCTATTCCGGAAGAAAAACCGCTCCGCTTGGCTTCATTATTGACTCTGCGCCGGTGGCCACGTctgccttgtgtgtgtgtgtgtggtgtacACTCATAGCGCACTTCACGCGTAggcgctgccccccccccctctctctctctcttgtgcgtgtgtgtgcgtgttctttctctttcgctctgatttccccccccccctccccccgtctctcgcgctctcttcccTACTCAACCACTAACCCTTCCTGTCTGCAGCGCATGTGTGCGCCGTGCACGGGCCGACtgtgggtgtttgtgtgaGTAAAGGCAACGgccaaggcagcggcagtggtgaggggagcgctgccgcctaCGTTGTTTCCGCTCAACCGAATGCCGCCCCTCCTCCGAGAGCTGCCTTTCGCCTCCACTGAATGTGCCCgctcctctcccactccccgcacacacaccctccctctctttgtcttcgcctccacccacaccaccggtgcacccctcccccccccctctttacGCTCTCCCGTAGCAGTGCAccggcacacagacacgcgctCTTtccccacacatacacacacccactgcCACCCTACTCCCACATCCTTCTCGTTCGCCCTGTGCACCTCCCTAGTGGCTTCccttcagcaccaccgcagcaacaTGGCCGAGTTTCAACGGCTCGGAATTCAGCCATGGCTATCAAAGCAGTGCACCTACATGGCGCTCGAGACCCCGACTCCAATTCAGCGCAAATGCATCCCGGCCATCCTGGCTGATCACCACGTCGTCGGCGGTGCCGCGACCGGCTCGGGCAAGACAGCCGCCTTTGCCCTTCCCATCCTACAGAGACTCGCGGCCGACGCGTACGGCGTCTTTGCCCTTGTGCTAACGCCCTCCAGGGAGCTGGCTTACCAGATCATTGACCAGTTCATCGCCTTCGGCGccccgctgcaggtgcgcacgATGCTTGCCATTGGCGGTGTGCCGACGGAGACACAAGTGGACGCCTTGAAGGCACGGCCTCACATCGTCGCCGCGACCCCAGGACGACTCCGCCACCTGCTGGAGACATTCGCGCCGGAGGTGAGCAAGGCGTTCGCCCATCTACGCTACCTGGTGCTGGACGAGGCAGACAGACTGACGGAGGGCGACATTCTACACGATGTccggtcgctgctgcggctgcttccgccgagggcgcagcggcgggtACTGATGTtcacggcgacgctgcatCCTCGGCTCACCACACTGGAAGCCCCGCAGGCAGAGCGGCGCTTACCTGCAAGTAGTGGTGCGACAAGGGAGCGTGAGGGAGAAACCCCCACTGTGTCTTtctcaccaccgctgctgcagccgcagaagaGCGAGGACGACAATACGGCAGAGCACTTCTCTCTACTGGCAGAGCTCGGCATCACGGATGCGTCAACCTTaatggtggcggtggtgcaagGAGCCATCCAGGCAGCATTCGACCACGCCATGGCAAGCGGAAGCACGGATGCGGCTGGTTACTCCACCAGCTCTGCGACAGCGCTGACGCAGCCGGGTAGCTCGACGTCGTTCCACCTCCCGGAGACGCTTACGCAAAACTACCTGTTCCTCCCGAACATGGTGAAGCTGCCATAcctcgtggcggcgctgcgcttACACGGCAAAACGCAGTCCACTATCGTGTATGTCAACTCCTGCCTGCGTGCAGAGCTGGTGCGGCtgacactgcagctgctcggctTCCCAGTGTGCAGCCTGGATTCGCTCctgacacagcagcaccggctcGATAACGTCGCCAGCTTCAAGCTAGGCATCTCGCGCATTCTTGTCTGCACCGACATCGCGGCTCGCGGGCTCGACATCCCAGCCGTCAGCCTGGTGCTGCACTATGATGTGTCAAAGCACGCGGAGACATACGTGCACCGTGTGGGTCGTACCGCGCGTGCTGGCCGCGAGGGGACATCGGTTGCACTCGTCACTGAGTACGACGTGAGTCTCGTGAAGCGCATCGAGCAAAGGATTGGCAACCGTCTCACCCTGTGGAAGTCCCCAGCAGCGAAGGAGTCAGCCATCCTGCCGCTGTTGGACGAGGTGTCGTCCGCCAAGGTCCAGGCGATGCAGCAAGTGACGGTGCAGTTCGCTGCCCGGGTGAAGACAAACaaagcgcacgcagcgcgtAAAAAAGaggcacgcgcgcagctccaggcggcggcgcgtgcggCGCGTTCTACGTACCCACCACAGactcagcgacagcgccgcttGCCCAGCGCCGGAGCaaatgctgctgctgacaccACGGCTGACACGGCAGAGTCCGCCCCGCGAAGCCGGTTGAAGCGTTCACATGGGTCTGTCGCCGCTCCCGAAGATGCACCCACGCCGTCAAGCAGTACTGTGAAGGCGGTGATGAATAGCGCCGTGGTGCACGACTGGGCTGCCGACGCCACCGCATCGCGGAGGAATgcaatgcagcagcagaggactAAAAAGAGCCCAACGTGGGACTCACACCGCAGTCCTGCTCGCAAGCGTGTTAAGAAGACCGCGTAGAACCCCCATAGCATGCACAGAGATACACGCACCgtgaggaggggagcgagGAGGCCCATGTGCGAGTCGGGACGAGGAAAGTACGAGAATAAGTTGGGGGGAGGACCcggtctgcagcagcggaagcgtACGTCTCATCGCCTCCCTCCTGTCTCCACACGCTCTCTGTTATGTCGCCTTCGATCTTACGAGTAATCATTAACACTTTCATAGCAGCGCACGTtccgtgtgcacgtgcgtgacaccccacccccccccccacccccgcacccacccacccccgcaccCAGTAATACGAACGTAAGATATGACGAGCAGTAggtgggagtgggggagggtggTTATCGGGATGGGACGTGGCGATGACCaacttcctctctccctaccCCCGTCCTTTCCCCACCCGCGTGGAGGTCACTCATCGCCGTGAGTCCGCCTGCCGCCGATCAACGGAGGCTTCGACTCCCGACAACTTCCCGAGCCCACGCCCCTCTCACCCTcgctgtctgtctgtgcgccTGCACTGCATGCCTTCATGATGAACAcctaccgccgccgcaccttcctccttcgctaactgcctttccccctcctcccatcTGTGAATTtggcagccaccgcctccccaccccaccgccctctctccctcaccgcgTAAGAGTACACGGCCTTGCTGGAGGCCCCAACGGCCTGTCATTACCTTTCCGACTCCCACAAGACGTACCctccacccgcacacaccaaTCGAGCCCCGGCGCAGATGCCGTCCGATCGAAACCTATCCGGAGAGGGCTTCAGCAACCCCTACGAGAATACCACCCTCGTCGGCAATTGGTTGGAGGATCGTCTGCAACAGCGCATCGTGCAGAAGGGCCGCGGCGGAGTTGGGACGACATGGTGTGCTCAAGGAGTCTTCGAGGACCCGGCAGTGACGAGGGCACGGGACCCGGCAgaggcacaggcggcacTTCTACGCAGCACATACCAAGTCGACTACAGAAATCGACGGGGAGTGGCGCAGCGGaccggcagcagtggtggcacaGACTGCTCCGGCGCTGCCTCCCCGCTGATGCTCGGCACACAGCACAATCCTCACGCTGTGGGCTCTGGTAGTACCTTCTCCACTGCCAAGGGCGACGGAGTCGATAAGGTTCTTCTGTTCTCTGTCGACCCCGTTGCGGGCCCAAcagcgccgttgccgctCTCCACCAACGCTGGCACGTACGGCGCCTTCTACTACGGCAGAAACGCTGGCGGATTGGcaaacggcagcagcagccacgtcAATGGAGCGCTGTATGCTGACTCGGCAACGAGCCCCGCCACGTCCTCGCCGGCAAACAAGGCTGACGGCCGGGTCACGGCACCACCTGGTGACGCGGACAGCAGCTTGTACGACAGCGTAtcacgcactgctgccgcaccgtcCTCCACCTTCGGTGTGACCAGGGCCCCGATACAGAGGAGCGCCAACCCTGACACCACATCGTCATTGCCGCCAgtcccgcagcgccgcacactCAGCAACGGTACAGCAAC encodes the following:
- a CDS encoding hypothetical protein (TriTrypDB/GeneDB-style sysID: LpmP.05.0360), with amino-acid sequence MPSDRNLSGEGFSNPYENTTLVGNWLEDRLQQRIVQKGRGGVGTTWCAQGVFEDPAVTRARDPAEAQAALLRSTYQVDYRNRRGVAQRTGSSGGTDCSGAASPLMLGTQHNPHAVGSGSTFSTAKGDGVDKVLLFSVDPVAGPTAPLPLSTNAGTYGAFYYGRNAGGLANGSSSHVNGALYADSATSPATSSPANKADGRVTAPPGDADSSLYDSVSRTAAAPSSTFGVTRAPIQRSANPDTTSSLPPVPQRRTLSNGTATSSTLGHRRWTLTSICASVAAGGFGAASGRSSQRHPQQSKDGMDDERWCSSKQIADMPVEHFTLQRRLPPVRL
- a CDS encoding ATP-dependent RNA helicase, putative (TriTrypDB/GeneDB-style sysID: LpmP.05.0350), whose protein sequence is MAEFQRLGIQPWLSKQCTYMALETPTPIQRKCIPAILADHHVVGGAATGSGKTAAFALPILQRLAADAYGVFALVLTPSRELAYQIIDQFIAFGAPLQVRTMLAIGGVPTETQVDALKARPHIVAATPGRLRHLLETFAPEVSKAFAHLRYLVLDEADRLTEGDILHDVRSLLRLLPPRAQRRVLMFTATLHPRLTTLEAPQAERRLPASSGATREREGETPTVSFSPPLLQPQKSEDDNTAEHFSLLAELGITDASTLMVAVVQGAIQAAFDHAMASGSTDAAGYSTSSATALTQPGSSTSFHLPETLTQNYLFLPNMVKLPYLVAALRLHGKTQSTIVYVNSCLRAELVRLTLQLLGFPVCSLDSLLTQQHRLDNVASFKLGISRILVCTDIAARGLDIPAVSLVLHYDVSKHAETYVHRVGRTARAGREGTSVALVTEYDVSLVKRIEQRIGNRLTLWKSPAAKESAILPLLDEVSSAKVQAMQQVTVQFAARVKTNKAHAARKKEARAQLQAAARAARSTYPPQTQRQRRLPSAGANAAADTTADTAESAPRSRLKRSHGSVAAPEDAPTPSSSTVKAVMNSAVVHDWAADATASRRNAMQQQRTKKSPTWDSHRSPARKRVKKTA